The following coding sequences lie in one Solanum stenotomum isolate F172 unplaced genomic scaffold, ASM1918654v1 scaffold8391, whole genome shotgun sequence genomic window:
- the LOC125853058 gene encoding uncharacterized protein LOC125853058, with protein MEISFFPKQSRIILSSYLLSSLFIVASSFLSKIVMFFCLVIYDNVDGEVPYRDLRVAHTESEKRPFTCRGMEEVYRLHLILLIDHLHLLPWDQRALDMNHFCMVILHNISDQL; from the exons ATGGAAATTTCCTTTTTTCCTAAGCAGAGTAGAATTATTTTGTCATCGTATTTGCTAAGTTCGTTGTTCATTGTAGCTTCTTCTTTCCTTAGCAAG ATTGTTATGTTTTTCTGTTTGGTGATCTATGATAATGTTGATGGCGAGGTGCCTTATCGAGATCTGCGAGTAGCTCATACTGAGAG TGAAAAACGACCTTTCACATGCAGGGGAATGGAAGAGGTCTACAGACTGCATCTCATATTATTAATAGACCACTTGCACCTGCTGCCATGGGATCAAAGAGCTCTAGATATGAATCACTTTTGTATGGTAATACTTCACAACATCTCAGACCAACTGTAA
- the LOC125853057 gene encoding uncharacterized protein LOC125853057, with protein MNNYMFQQVLQNHTNEVFIGGSIPGHVVINRDREAADDNLFRDYFSATPRFNDAIFRRRYRMSRNLFIRIVDAIKDHDTYFEQRIDALGRIGLSTLQKITVVFRMLAYGLPADATDEYVKIGESTTIESMKRFCRAIVEVFGEQYLRSPTPNDVARLLHIGEQRGFPGMLGSLDCMHWKWKNCPTAWAGQYAGRSGSPTIILEVVADYDLWIWHAYFGLPGTNNDINILELSHLFSNLASGIAPAAHYVIQGKEYDMGYYLAGGIYPKWSTIVQTIRDPQSQQKKYFAMKQELCRKDVERAFGVLQSCF; from the coding sequence ATGAACAACTACATGTTCCAACAAGTTCTACAAAACCATACTAATGAAGTTTTCATAGGTGGCTCCATTCCAGGTCATGTGGTAATCAATCGTGATCGTGAGGCGGCTGATGATAATTTATTTCGTGATTATTTTTCAGCCACACCACGCtttaatgatgcaatatttcgCCGTCGTTATCGAATGTCCCGCAATTTGTTTATTCGTATCGTTGATGCAATTAAAGATCACGACACGTACTTCGAACAACGCATTGATGCACTAGGTAGAATTGGATTATCTACTTTGCAAAAAATTACCGTTGTGTTTAGAATGTTGGCATACGGTTTGCCAGCGGATGCCACAGACGAATACGTGAAAATTGGAGAGTCAACTACGATTGAAAGTATGAAGAGATTTTGTCGAGCTATTGTAGAGGTTTTTGGTGAGCAATATTTGAGATCACCAACACCTAACGATGTTGCGAGGCTTTTACACATTGGTGAGCAGCGTGGTTTCCCAGGAATGTTAGGTAGTCTAGATTGCATGCACTGGAAATGGAAAAATTGTCCAACGGCATGGGCTGGGCAATACGCAGGTCGTAGTGGATCACCAACAATTATTCTTGAAGTTGTAGCTGATTATGACCTTTGGATATGGCATGCTTATTTTGGTTTGCCTGGCACCAATAACGATATTAATATTTTAGAGTTATCACATTTATTTTCCAATCTTGCTAGCGGTATTGCGCCTGCCGCTCATTATGTTATTCAAGGAAAAGAATACGATATGGGTTATTATTTAGCTGGTGGTATATATCCTAAATGGTCTACAATTGTTCAAACTATTCGTGATCCTCAGtcccaacaaaagaaatattttgcgATGAAACAAGAATTGTGCCGAAAAGATGTTGAACGTGCATTCGGAGTTTTGCAATCATGTTTTTAG